The bacterium genome segment TCTAGACCCTAAAATACAGATTAGGACATTGTTGCAATACTCAAAAAATCAGCTATTGGTGGAGGTATTATGCTTGGATCTAATCGGTACGGCAGGAAGACCGTTGAAGGTGCGTGTTGTTTCTGCCGGTCAGGAAAAGGCATTGGCTCAGAAGATAATCCGGTTACAAGAGATTCCTGCCATGTCCGGCAGATGGGAAGCTGACGCCTGGTTGAGTACTGAGGGACTTTCTGGAGGTAAATATTTAGCGCAATGTCTTTTTGAGGGTAAGGACGGGCAGGAAACGAAAGTAGGCGAAGACGCCTTTGATTACCCTGAGAAAGGACAGGTGTTTCCATTCATGGGGTCCAAGGCCGGCATCAGCGATAAGGTAATGCCGCCATTTACTCCAGTGCAGGTTGCAGAAGGTAATAAAGGGATATCTGTTTCTACCTGGGGCAGGACTTATGTTTTAGGAAAAACGCCTTTCCCCTCACGAATTGTTAGTAAGGGAGTATCTCTTTTGATGGGACCTGTAAAGCTTTATGGCAGGGTGGAAGCAAAGGATATGGTTTGGCGTTCAGCTTTGCCGAGGGTGGTATCGAAAAAACTTGGTAAAGTTGTCCTGTTGCAAGATTTGTCAGGAGAGAGTGTTGATCTGACGGTACAAACTACAGTTGAATACGATGGTTTTATGCGAATAGACTGGAGCCTGAAGGCAAAGGCACCAGTTTCGATTGAGAAGCTGGTTATGGAATTGCCTTTTGATGCCCGCTATGCCAGGTATCTCTACTGCTGGCCTGTGGCACACTCAGGTGAGTTAAAAAAGGATTTTGCCTCCCGCTTTAAGCCGATCATCTGGTTGGGAGACGAGGAGAGAGGAATGAGCTGGTTTGCCGAGAGCGACCAGAACTGGTATCTCGACAATCTTAATAAGGCAGTTCAGGTTCTGAGGCAGGGGAAAGAGGTTGTTTTGCAACTGACTCTGATAGATATGCCGGTAGAGTTGCAGGGAGGGAAGGAGTTAAGCTATAGCTTTGCCTTGCAGGCTACTCCGGTTAAATCTGTAGGAAAAACTGCCTGGGATTATCGCATAGGTACAATTCGTTATGCTGATGAGCTGTCTGCACCGGGTTCGATGGTTGGAGGCAAGCCGGTTTTGCAGGACTTCGCTGAAAAAGGATACAAGTCGGCTAGCGTTTATAGGTGGTGGGATGCCTTCTCTTATATCAGCCCCTTAGGGCATGAGGAAGAATTTCGCACACTGATGAAGGAATGTCATCGATATAGCCTAAAGGTAGTTCCGTACGGGGCTGGTTTCCTGCTCTCAGAAGTGGCTCCGGAGTATAATTATTTCAAGGATGAAATGCTGGTTTATCCAGTACGTCAATATCCGCTAGACAGCTTACCGGGTCTTAAGACTCAGATGACATACTATGCCTGTCGAAAAGGGCTATGGCAGGACTTTATTGTCGATGGTCTGGCACGGCTGATGGATAAGTATGATGTGGACGGCATCTATCTAGATACGACATGTCTCCCTAGTCCGTGCTTGAACCAGCTGCATGGCTGTGGCTATCGTGGGACAGACGGCTCCTTTCACCAGACATATCCGATATTTGCTACGCGCGAGCTTTTCAAAAGGATATACACTGTTGTCAAGGAACGTAAGCCTGATGGGATAGTGTTTCCCCATGTGTGGGACTGCATGAATAGTTCTGCACTGGCCTTTAGCTCCTTCTACCGGAACGGCGAGCAATTGGCGAACAAGAAATTTAAGCTTGAAGCTCTGCCGCTGGACAGGTTCAGAACTGAGTTTATGGGCCATAACTGGGGAGTGCCGGCGGAGTTCCTGAATTATAAATTTGGTAGTTTCGAAGAGGGGTTGGCTATCAGTTTGTTGCACGATGTGCTTGCGACCCACGGTCCTAGAACTGAATTCTGGCGAATAAGTGATGATTTTGGCCGACAGGAGGCAGAGTGGCTGCCATACTGGAGGAATGCGGAATACGTGAATGTCTCTCCTCAAGATTGTTATGCCAGTTTGTATCGGCACCCGAAGAACGGTCTTCTGGCGGTGGTTTCGAATTTGACCAGGCAGAATGAAAAAGTGGAAGTAAAATTTAACTTGGGAAAATTGGATTTACCTTCTAAACTTTCCGCAATAGATGCACGGACAAAAGAAAGTATAGACATTGATAGCCAAGGGCTGCTTTTTATTAACTTGGCTTCCCAGAGGTGTAAAGTGATCTGGATTAGATAGGCAAGAATATGGAAGACGTTTTTAAGAGACTTTCTAACTGGTGGAACGGGGAAGATTTAGGTCGTCCGGCTATTCTTCTTTCTATCCCTAAGCCGGACAAAAGAATATTGCTTGCAGATCCTTTTCATATCAATAGCTCCCGTAATCCAGATATCACTATTATAGATTTAAATAAATACTGGTCTTCTACAGAGGCAAAACCAGATTTTGATGGTTTAATAGAAACAGTTAGAGAAGACGCAAATACAAATTACTACTTTGGAGAAGCCCTGCCTTTTGTGTATCACCAATGGGGAAGAAGGGGAACTCCTATGACAATGGCAGCTTACTTGGGTGGTAAAGTTAAATTTTTGGATGATACTGTCTGGGTGGACCCTGTTATAGATGACTATAAAAAATTTGAATTACATCTTGAGGAAAATAATATTTGGCTGAAAAGGAGTCTTGAACTTTTTAGGAAAGCAGTAGAGAAAAGTAATGGTGAATATTTGCCTGCACTTCCAGATTTTGGAGATGCTTTAACTGTTTTATCTCTCCTGAGAGGAACAGAGAGGCTGCTTATGGACTTAATTGAGAATAAAGAAGCTGTTTTAGAGTTCAGGGATAAATTCATAGAAATATGGCCCAGATTCCACAAAAAGTTCTGGGATATATTCCAGAAGAAGTTTCATGGAGATATTTCCTGGCGTGTGTGGGCGCCAGGAAAGACATATCTATGTCAATGTGATTTCAGTACGATGATATCTCCCGAGATGTTTACAAAGTTTGTCGTGCCGGAAATAGAAGCTTTGGGTAAATACTTGGATTATTGTTTGTGGCATCTTGATGGGCCGGATGAAATAAGGCATCTGGATATTCTTCTGGATTTACCTGAGAT includes the following:
- a CDS encoding LamG domain-containing protein encodes the protein MFKKLIVFVLGLFLMLCCSGFSEAAQQTEEGLILWYTFDKDYGPNLEDLSGKDNNGVIYGAKYVKSPRGYALSFDGEDDYVNCGKEIASFLQQDATLEIWIKASIEDGGSGSNPLIFGDEDGLGKNRSFNFRINKSFGRVIYEIGNGSASFYPKLHQSLLDGTWQCIALVLQASKYYLYLNGKMLESGDSEPIALKKAGGRYLLGGGWSAGYLKGEIDEIRFYNRALTAREIADHSGIKQVSLDPKIQIRTLLQYSKNQLLVEVLCLDLIGTAGRPLKVRVVSAGQEKALAQKIIRLQEIPAMSGRWEADAWLSTEGLSGGKYLAQCLFEGKDGQETKVGEDAFDYPEKGQVFPFMGSKAGISDKVMPPFTPVQVAEGNKGISVSTWGRTYVLGKTPFPSRIVSKGVSLLMGPVKLYGRVEAKDMVWRSALPRVVSKKLGKVVLLQDLSGESVDLTVQTTVEYDGFMRIDWSLKAKAPVSIEKLVMELPFDARYARYLYCWPVAHSGELKKDFASRFKPIIWLGDEERGMSWFAESDQNWYLDNLNKAVQVLRQGKEVVLQLTLIDMPVELQGGKELSYSFALQATPVKSVGKTAWDYRIGTIRYADELSAPGSMVGGKPVLQDFAEKGYKSASVYRWWDAFSYISPLGHEEEFRTLMKECHRYSLKVVPYGAGFLLSEVAPEYNYFKDEMLVYPVRQYPLDSLPGLKTQMTYYACRKGLWQDFIVDGLARLMDKYDVDGIYLDTTCLPSPCLNQLHGCGYRGTDGSFHQTYPIFATRELFKRIYTVVKERKPDGIVFPHVWDCMNSSALAFSSFYRNGEQLANKKFKLEALPLDRFRTEFMGHNWGVPAEFLNYKFGSFEEGLAISLLHDVLATHGPRTEFWRISDDFGRQEAEWLPYWRNAEYVNVSPQDCYASLYRHPKNGLLAVVSNLTRQNEKVEVKFNLGKLDLPSKLSAIDARTKESIDIDSQGLLFINLASQRCKVIWIR